Proteins encoded in a region of the Bdellovibrionota bacterium genome:
- a CDS encoding class I SAM-dependent methyltransferase produces MAKKKKSKKVVYLHGYSKEEQDRLYYQARLLEADVFEGVDFSQCKKIIEVGCGVGAQTQILLERFPHLEILGVDLSEAQINVAKIRLKKYVESGQVRLLCMNAEKIGQLKENFDGAFICWFLEHVPDPLKILKALNKILVPEAKIYCTEVQNASFFVNPYSPNILKYWFEFNDFQWEHGGNPFMGATLGNLLLKSKYKDIDVDFRGLTYDSRDKKARKEFVLYFEELMFSAAENLIKDKRMTTKSLKNVKAEVKKLIKNENAVIQLGYMRITAIK; encoded by the coding sequence ATGGCAAAAAAAAAGAAATCAAAAAAAGTTGTATATCTGCACGGCTATTCCAAGGAAGAGCAAGATAGACTCTATTATCAAGCCCGACTGCTTGAGGCCGATGTGTTTGAGGGAGTTGATTTCAGCCAGTGTAAAAAAATCATCGAAGTGGGATGCGGGGTAGGAGCACAGACGCAAATTTTATTAGAAAGATTTCCGCATCTTGAAATCCTAGGGGTAGATCTCTCAGAAGCGCAAATCAACGTTGCCAAAATAAGACTAAAAAAATATGTCGAGAGCGGACAAGTTAGACTGCTTTGCATGAATGCCGAAAAAATTGGCCAGCTCAAAGAAAACTTTGACGGCGCATTTATTTGTTGGTTCTTAGAGCACGTTCCAGATCCTTTAAAAATACTAAAAGCGCTGAATAAAATTTTAGTTCCCGAGGCAAAAATTTATTGCACGGAAGTGCAGAACGCTTCATTCTTTGTGAATCCTTACAGTCCTAACATTTTGAAGTACTGGTTTGAATTCAACGATTTTCAGTGGGAGCACGGAGGGAATCCGTTCATGGGTGCAACTCTGGGGAATTTGCTTCTAAAATCCAAATACAAAGATATCGATGTGGATTTTAGGGGCTTGACTTACGACTCTCGCGACAAGAAGGCCAGAAAAGAATTTGTTCTCTATTTTGAAGAGCTAATGTTCTCCGCTGCCGAAAATTTAATAAAAGACAAACGCATGACCACAAAGAGTCTTAAAAACGTTAAAGCAGAAGTAAAAAAACTAATTAAAAATGAAAATGCGGTGATTCAATTAGGGTATATGAGAATAACAGCGATCAAATAG
- the tatC gene encoding twin-arginine translocase subunit TatC yields MTTKHSTEKPSSETEGFISHLEELRKRVLYSMIFISIAFCFCWNYSTEIFNVIRKPIAPYLETAGGGLVFTGVMDKFMAHLKVSFLAAIIISCPFWIYQAWQFVAPGLYTKEKKYGASFIIAGSVLFLGGIFFVYYFVYPTTFEFLMNFGGDTDKPLITISDYISFFILTTLMFGLVFELPLVIVLLGVLGIVDAKFLRAKRRYAMVILAIIAAIATPTPDALSMAIMFGPLVALYEVSIFFVAWFGKKRVDVEDAI; encoded by the coding sequence GTGACGACAAAGCATAGTACTGAAAAACCCAGCTCAGAAACTGAGGGGTTTATTTCCCATCTCGAAGAGCTTAGAAAAAGAGTTCTCTACTCTATGATTTTTATCTCTATTGCCTTTTGTTTTTGCTGGAACTACAGCACAGAAATTTTTAATGTGATTAGAAAACCCATAGCGCCTTATCTTGAGACTGCCGGAGGAGGACTTGTCTTCACTGGCGTGATGGATAAGTTTATGGCGCATTTGAAAGTTTCTTTTCTAGCTGCAATTATCATCTCTTGTCCATTCTGGATTTATCAAGCTTGGCAGTTCGTTGCTCCTGGGCTTTATACCAAAGAGAAGAAATATGGAGCTTCATTCATCATCGCAGGAAGTGTTTTGTTTTTGGGCGGGATTTTCTTTGTTTATTATTTTGTTTATCCTACAACATTTGAGTTCTTAATGAACTTTGGTGGAGATACGGATAAACCACTCATTACAATTTCGGATTATATTTCATTTTTTATTCTTACGACTTTGATGTTTGGATTGGTATTTGAACTCCCTCTGGTGATTGTGCTTCTAGGAGTATTGGGAATTGTGGACGCTAAATTTTTAAGAGCCAAAAGACGTTACGCCATGGTAATCCTTGCTATCATCGCGGCGATTGCAACACCCACACCTGATGCGCTTTCAATGGCAATAATGTTTGGACCATTAGTTGCTCTTTATGAGGTTTCTATTTTCTTTGTGGCTTGGTTTGGTAAAAAGCGGGTTGACGTTGAAGATGCTATTTGA
- the tatB gene encoding Sec-independent protein translocase protein TatB, translated as MFNLGIQELAVIFIIALVFIGPKQLPELAKTLGKVFRDFKRASNEITDSLQREARQVSDFKDDLKKDVTKDLDLQLLPETDSIARPKISDSKPLDQKPEAPSDDKA; from the coding sequence ATGTTCAATCTTGGTATTCAAGAATTAGCGGTTATCTTTATTATTGCGTTGGTTTTCATCGGACCCAAGCAATTGCCTGAACTTGCAAAAACTTTAGGTAAAGTATTTAGAGATTTTAAACGCGCCTCTAACGAAATCACAGACTCTCTCCAGAGAGAAGCTCGACAGGTGAGCGACTTTAAGGATGATCTAAAAAAAGATGTTACAAAAGATTTAGATCTTCAGCTTTTACCAGAAACTGATTCCATTGCTCGCCCAAAAATTTCAGATAGCAAACCTCTCGATCAAAAACCGGAAGCCCCAAGTGACGACAAAGCATAG
- a CDS encoding endonuclease/exonuclease/phosphatase family protein, protein MKLGRDVLLGAILLSNLFLNTNVNAFASSGPYCPDALFWRLSPPGDFIESIVETDSSQKLNLENLKLLVWNVYKGGKPGVYADLDILTQNSDLALLQEGHLSKAFLNLACSRQEMNWKMARNFIDDKGIFAGVLTAGRANPDDFFYLKSPNTEPFSDVHKMTLVNLYDIPETGEKLMVLNVHGINFVPQGFFENQINMVAETIKGHTGPILFAGDFNTYTTGRTEFLLKTMKSLGLKHAEVKGNEYSGLFVLDHLFYRGFKITKTEVLHDVTTSDHKPLYFELKLL, encoded by the coding sequence ATGAAGTTGGGGCGGGATGTTCTTTTAGGGGCGATTCTTTTATCTAATTTGTTTTTAAATACGAATGTAAATGCATTTGCATCGTCAGGACCTTACTGTCCTGATGCTTTGTTCTGGCGTCTATCTCCTCCGGGTGACTTTATCGAAAGCATTGTGGAAACAGATTCTTCTCAAAAATTAAATTTAGAAAACTTAAAACTCTTAGTCTGGAACGTATACAAGGGCGGGAAGCCTGGTGTGTACGCAGATCTAGATATTCTCACTCAAAATTCTGATCTCGCGCTTCTTCAGGAAGGACATTTAAGCAAAGCCTTTCTTAATCTTGCTTGTTCAAGACAAGAGATGAATTGGAAAATGGCGCGAAACTTTATAGATGATAAAGGTATCTTTGCTGGCGTACTTACGGCTGGCAGAGCAAATCCTGATGATTTCTTTTATTTGAAAAGCCCGAATACAGAGCCTTTTTCGGATGTTCATAAAATGACGTTAGTAAATCTTTATGACATTCCTGAAACTGGCGAAAAACTTATGGTTCTTAATGTTCATGGAATTAATTTTGTTCCCCAAGGATTCTTTGAAAATCAAATCAACATGGTAGCGGAGACTATCAAAGGCCACACAGGACCGATCCTGTTTGCCGGTGACTTTAACACCTACACTACTGGAAGAACGGAATTTTTACTGAAAACTATGAAATCTCTAGGCCTTAAACATGCAGAGGTTAAGGGCAATGAATACAGCGGACTTTTTGTACTGGATCACCTTTTTTATAGAGGATTCAAAATCACAAAAACAGAAGTCCTTCACGATGTGACCACATCAGACCACAAACCACTCTATTTCGAACTAAAGCTCCTATAA
- a CDS encoding methylmalonyl-CoA mutase family protein, protein MNKNFKTSSEIELKPFYTSDDTKTLQEPPTPGKYPFTRGVYETMYRGRPWTMRQYAGFGSAKESNKRYHELLKKGQTGLSVAFDLPTQMGYDSDHIMSTGEVGKVGVAISSIEDMDLLLKDIPLDKVSTSMTINATASILLAFYIATARKRGIDMDKISGTIQNDILKEYIARGTYIYPAKPSLRIITNIFEYCAKNVPQWNTISISGYHIREAGSTAAQEVAFTIANGITYVEAAIKAGLSVDEFAPRLSFFFNVHNNFFEEIAKFRAARKMWAEIMKNRFGAKSEKSMMLRFHSQTAGSTLTAQQPENNIARVTLQAMASVLGGTQSLHTNSMDEALGLPTSKSATIALRTQQIIAYESGVTAVSDPLAGSHYVEALTAEVEQRATNYIQRIEDLGGVLKCIESGWIQREIQEAAYRFQKDFESKEAIVVGVNEFQIENEMPPEIMKIKSAVEKEQVSRLKAFKKKRKSLGVKTKLEQLANASNTNENLMPIIIDCVENKVTLGEISDTLRKS, encoded by the coding sequence GTGAATAAAAATTTTAAAACATCATCAGAAATCGAATTAAAACCATTCTACACTTCTGATGATACAAAAACCCTACAAGAACCTCCGACGCCAGGAAAATATCCTTTTACACGCGGAGTTTACGAAACAATGTACCGTGGTCGTCCGTGGACAATGAGACAATATGCAGGTTTTGGTTCTGCAAAAGAAAGTAACAAGCGCTATCATGAGCTTCTCAAAAAAGGTCAAACGGGCTTGAGCGTTGCCTTCGATCTTCCTACGCAAATGGGTTATGACTCTGATCATATTATGTCAACAGGTGAAGTTGGAAAAGTGGGAGTGGCTATTTCTTCGATTGAAGATATGGATTTACTCTTAAAAGACATTCCTCTCGATAAAGTTTCCACATCGATGACAATCAATGCAACCGCCAGCATTCTCCTTGCCTTTTATATTGCCACCGCAAGAAAACGCGGAATCGATATGGATAAAATCTCAGGCACAATTCAAAATGATATTTTAAAAGAATACATTGCTCGTGGAACTTATATTTATCCAGCAAAGCCTTCTTTAAGAATCATTACAAATATTTTTGAATATTGCGCAAAGAACGTTCCTCAATGGAATACCATCAGTATCTCTGGCTATCATATTAGAGAGGCTGGAAGTACTGCGGCTCAAGAAGTTGCCTTTACAATAGCTAACGGGATCACTTACGTAGAAGCGGCGATCAAAGCAGGCTTAAGCGTAGATGAATTTGCTCCAAGATTATCTTTTTTCTTTAACGTTCATAATAATTTTTTTGAAGAAATCGCAAAATTCCGAGCTGCTAGAAAAATGTGGGCTGAGATTATGAAAAATCGCTTTGGCGCCAAGAGTGAAAAATCTATGATGTTGAGGTTCCATTCTCAAACTGCAGGATCAACTCTCACCGCACAACAGCCTGAGAACAACATCGCAAGAGTTACTCTTCAGGCTATGGCTTCAGTTCTTGGTGGAACACAAAGTTTACATACAAACTCTATGGACGAAGCGCTGGGCCTACCAACTTCAAAATCCGCAACTATTGCACTCAGAACTCAACAAATTATCGCTTATGAAAGTGGTGTGACTGCTGTTTCAGATCCACTTGCGGGCTCTCATTATGTTGAAGCCCTAACAGCTGAAGTTGAACAAAGAGCTACGAATTACATTCAAAGAATTGAAGATTTAGGTGGAGTTTTAAAATGTATTGAGAGTGGCTGGATTCAGAGAGAAATCCAAGAAGCAGCTTACAGATTCCAAAAGGACTTTGAGTCAAAAGAGGCCATTGTTGTCGGCGTGAATGAATTTCAAATAGAAAATGAAATGCCCCCTGAAATAATGAAAATTAAATCTGCTGTCGAGAAGGAGCAAGTTTCTCGCCTAAAGGCATTTAAAAAGAAACGTAAATCACTTGGCGTAAAAACAAAACTAGAGCAGCTAGCTAATGCTTCTAATACGAATGAAAATTTAATGCCGATCATCATAGATTGCGTCGAAAACAAAGTTACGCTTGGCGAAATTTCCGACACTTTAAGAAAATCT
- a CDS encoding acetyl-CoA carboxylase biotin carboxyl carrier protein subunit: protein MDFQAKLKGKDYLIRVDEQPKYWGITLQEKGQKEEFHKIPKEHFKRMDQGVSFLFDESSYMVDVVGEGTQYTVYTRGSYREIPLYNDESLLHESLKGGGAMGASDSLKSGMPGKIVDIMVAVGDNVEPGQPLLIMEAMKMENEMKATHPCVVKEILVNKGDSVESGALLIKFES, encoded by the coding sequence ATGGATTTTCAAGCGAAACTAAAAGGTAAAGACTATCTCATCCGAGTTGACGAACAACCGAAGTACTGGGGAATTACTCTTCAGGAAAAGGGTCAAAAGGAAGAGTTTCATAAGATTCCAAAAGAACATTTCAAAAGAATGGACCAAGGCGTGAGCTTTCTCTTCGACGAATCATCTTACATGGTGGACGTTGTTGGCGAAGGAACTCAATACACTGTCTACACAAGGGGATCTTATAGAGAAATTCCTCTTTACAACGACGAGAGCTTGCTCCATGAAAGCTTAAAGGGCGGCGGCGCGATGGGCGCTTCTGACAGTTTAAAATCAGGAATGCCCGGCAAGATCGTAGATATTATGGTTGCCGTCGGCGATAATGTGGAGCCAGGACAACCTCTCCTCATTATGGAAGCAATGAAAATGGAAAACGAAATGAAAGCCACTCATCCATGTGTCGTAAAAGAAATTCTTGTGAATAAGGGTGACTCTGTAGAATCAGGTGCGCTCCTTATCAAATTTGAAAGTTAG
- the accC gene encoding acetyl-CoA carboxylase biotin carboxylase subunit, producing the protein MFKKILIANRGEIALRVIRACRELGIKSVAVFSEADRNSLHVILADEAYFVGPAPSKESYLNVDNIVKACKDSGAEAVHPGYGFLSENTDFAARLKKEGIAFIGPSPECIDMMGDKITAKKTMQKAGVPTVPGSAGLVPTAEDAIKVAKEVGYPILIKATSGGGGKGMRLVHKESEVKAAFKAAQNEARNFFGDDQVYIERYVQNPKHIEIQVFGDKQGNVIHLYERECSIQRRHQKIIEESPSPSVPKDVREKMGDISVKAAKAIGYYSAGTFEFIFDSITKEFFFMEMNTRLQVEHPITEMVTGVDLVKEQINVAFGKPLSVKQTDIVQRGHAIEARICAEDPVTFTPNPGLIRRCRHPQGPFIRVDSYAYPDYEIPIHYDPMIAKLIAWGHTREEAIQRLNRALDEFTLTGIKTNIPLHKSILDHKKFLDGSYTTQFIEKDFGDLKDMFRFLDDRVFLISAAIEAYNGYKERGSWKHNELPSKWKNVGRDKALRG; encoded by the coding sequence ATGTTTAAAAAAATATTGATTGCTAACCGTGGAGAAATTGCTCTGAGAGTAATTAGAGCTTGCCGTGAATTAGGAATTAAATCCGTAGCGGTATTCAGTGAAGCTGATAGAAATTCTCTTCATGTGATCTTGGCAGACGAAGCTTATTTCGTAGGGCCTGCTCCATCTAAAGAATCTTACCTGAACGTAGATAACATCGTAAAGGCTTGTAAAGATTCAGGCGCAGAAGCTGTTCACCCTGGTTATGGATTCTTATCTGAGAACACGGACTTTGCAGCTAGACTTAAAAAAGAAGGAATAGCTTTTATTGGCCCTTCTCCAGAATGTATCGACATGATGGGTGATAAGATCACTGCAAAAAAAACAATGCAAAAAGCAGGTGTACCAACAGTGCCTGGAAGTGCGGGATTGGTTCCGACGGCTGAGGATGCAATCAAAGTTGCAAAAGAGGTTGGCTACCCAATTCTCATCAAGGCAACTTCTGGAGGCGGTGGAAAAGGAATGAGACTTGTGCACAAAGAAAGCGAAGTGAAAGCTGCTTTTAAGGCCGCACAAAACGAAGCTAGGAATTTTTTTGGTGATGATCAAGTTTATATCGAACGTTACGTCCAAAATCCTAAACATATTGAAATTCAAGTTTTTGGAGATAAACAAGGAAATGTCATTCATCTTTACGAAAGAGAATGCTCAATCCAAAGACGTCACCAAAAAATTATCGAAGAATCTCCAAGTCCCTCTGTACCAAAAGATGTTCGAGAGAAAATGGGAGATATTTCTGTAAAGGCTGCAAAAGCCATTGGGTATTACAGCGCAGGAACCTTCGAATTTATTTTTGACAGCATCACAAAAGAATTCTTCTTTATGGAAATGAACACCAGGCTCCAGGTGGAACATCCGATCACTGAGATGGTGACAGGAGTTGATTTGGTAAAAGAACAAATCAATGTGGCTTTCGGAAAACCCTTAAGCGTAAAGCAAACTGACATAGTACAACGTGGCCATGCGATCGAGGCACGTATCTGCGCTGAAGATCCCGTGACGTTCACTCCAAACCCAGGATTAATCAGACGCTGCCGTCACCCTCAAGGTCCTTTTATTAGAGTGGATTCTTATGCATACCCAGATTACGAAATTCCAATTCATTATGATCCAATGATCGCAAAACTCATTGCTTGGGGTCATACAAGAGAAGAGGCCATTCAGCGTTTGAATAGAGCTTTGGATGAATTCACTTTGACTGGAATCAAAACCAATATTCCATTACACAAATCAATCTTGGATCACAAAAAATTCCTAGATGGATCTTATACAACTCAATTCATTGAAAAAGATTTTGGTGATTTGAAGGATATGTTCAGGTTCTTAGACGATCGCGTATTCCTGATCTCAGCTGCTATTGAAGCCTACAACGGTTACAAAGAGCGTGGAAGCTGGAAGCACAATGAACTTCCAAGCAAATGGAAAAATGTTGGCCGCGATAAAGCACTCAGAGGATAA
- a CDS encoding acyl-CoA carboxylase subunit beta encodes MELTTKDKILELEKKNEIAYRGGGEERLKKQKEGGRLSARERLDVLLDPGSFVEMDRFVTHRSTNFGMADKKILGDGVITGYGRVNGKLVYVYSQDFTVFGGSLSQTQANKICKIQEMALKNGAPMIGINDSGGARIQEGVEALGGYADIFLNNTMASGVIPQISAIMGPSAGGAVYSPSITDFVFMVKDTSYMFVTGPDVIKTVTHEDVTKEALGGALTHASKSGVAHFATDNDKHCLLMIRELLSFIPSNNLDDSPIIPTKDSPTRVEEKLNTLIPDSSKKPYDMKELIKLVMDEGYFFEVHEHYAKNICVGFSRLNGKSVGIVANQPQVLAGCLDIEASKKAARFIRFCDAFNIPIITLVDVPGFLPGTNQEWNGIITHGAKLLYAYAEATVPKITLITRKAYGGAYCVMASKHLRSDINMAYPSAEIAVMGPEGAVNIIFREDIKKSKDPTKTRKELTDNYQETFANPYRAAELGYIDEVIEPSVTRVRLIQSLEMLKNKQETMPRKKHGNIPL; translated from the coding sequence ATGGAATTAACTACGAAAGACAAAATTCTTGAATTAGAAAAGAAAAATGAGATTGCCTACAGGGGCGGCGGCGAAGAGCGCTTAAAGAAACAAAAAGAAGGCGGAAGACTTTCTGCTAGAGAGCGCCTTGATGTTCTTTTAGATCCAGGAAGCTTTGTTGAAATGGATCGTTTTGTTACACATCGTTCGACAAACTTTGGAATGGCCGATAAAAAGATTCTCGGGGATGGTGTTATCACTGGCTACGGCAGAGTGAACGGAAAACTTGTTTATGTTTACTCTCAAGACTTCACGGTGTTCGGTGGTTCACTTTCCCAAACTCAAGCAAACAAAATCTGCAAAATTCAAGAGATGGCTCTAAAGAATGGCGCTCCGATGATTGGGATCAACGATTCGGGTGGCGCAAGAATTCAAGAAGGCGTTGAGGCTCTTGGTGGATATGCTGATATTTTCTTAAACAACACGATGGCCTCTGGTGTGATCCCACAAATTTCTGCAATCATGGGACCATCAGCTGGTGGCGCGGTTTACTCACCTTCAATTACTGATTTCGTATTTATGGTGAAGGACACAAGCTATATGTTTGTGACTGGCCCTGATGTTATTAAAACTGTAACTCACGAAGATGTAACTAAAGAAGCACTTGGCGGAGCATTGACTCACGCTTCCAAGTCTGGCGTTGCACACTTTGCAACGGATAACGATAAGCACTGTCTTTTGATGATCAGAGAACTTTTAAGCTTTATTCCATCAAACAACTTGGATGATTCGCCAATCATTCCCACAAAAGATTCTCCAACAAGAGTTGAAGAAAAATTAAATACCTTAATCCCGGATTCTTCTAAAAAACCTTACGACATGAAAGAGCTAATTAAACTTGTAATGGATGAAGGTTATTTCTTTGAGGTTCATGAACACTACGCTAAAAATATTTGCGTTGGGTTCTCAAGACTCAATGGTAAGAGCGTTGGTATAGTAGCCAACCAACCGCAAGTTCTTGCTGGATGTTTGGATATCGAAGCTTCTAAAAAAGCTGCGAGATTCATCAGATTTTGTGATGCTTTCAATATTCCAATCATTACTCTCGTCGACGTTCCAGGATTCTTGCCAGGAACAAATCAAGAGTGGAACGGAATTATCACTCATGGAGCAAAACTTCTTTATGCCTATGCGGAAGCAACAGTTCCAAAGATCACACTGATCACAAGAAAAGCTTACGGTGGCGCTTACTGCGTGATGGCGTCTAAACATTTACGCTCAGACATCAATATGGCTTACCCATCTGCAGAAATTGCGGTGATGGGTCCAGAAGGTGCCGTGAACATTATTTTCAGAGAAGATATTAAAAAATCTAAAGATCCAACAAAGACTAGAAAAGAGTTAACAGATAATTACCAAGAGACTTTTGCAAATCCATACAGAGCCGCGGAGCTTGGTTATATTGATGAAGTCATCGAACCTTCAGTGACCAGAGTGAGATTGATCCAGTCTTTAGAAATGCTAAAAAACAAACAAGAAACAATGCCAAGAAAAAAACACGGCAATATTCCACTGTAA